A genome region from Bemisia tabaci chromosome 3, PGI_BMITA_v3 includes the following:
- the LOC109043840 gene encoding DGAT1/2-independent enzyme synthesizing storage lipids, translating to MFHYLSAFFYSLKDFLVEYVDIDYSLWLTWVLTPIIITFLLPAVIILLLYMSAIIFFIYKWHRERLKDAYDDNFFHGAIKTVAAVWDAHGWLWHGWEVVGEENIPKDSGALLIYYHGALPIDVYYLLARTYLNQNRLIHTVGDRFLFKIPGWKILTEVLKIIPGTVQSCSAVLKENNMLAISPGGVYEAQFGDCYYHLMWKKRLGFAKVAIDAKTPVIPFFTENIREAFRCLGIGRRLLLRLYLATKIPLVPIYGGFPVKLRTYIGKPIIFEDGVTPEEVQIKVAAAIEELIQKHQRVPGSITRALFDRFYTNPKDKKT from the exons ATGTTCCATTACCTTAGTGCCTTTTTTTACTCCCTGAAAGATTTTCTTG TGGAATATGTAGATATCGACTATTCTCTATGGTTAACCTGGGTCTTGACGCCTATAATAATCACTTTCCTTCTACCAGCCGTTATTATCTTGCTCCTCTACATGTCAgccatcatatttttcatcTATAAATGGCACAG AGAGCGGTTAAAAGATGCTTATGATGATAACTTTTTTCATGGTGCTATCAAGACTGTTGCAGCTGTCTGGGATGCCCACGGTTGGCTGTGGCACG GTTGGGAAGTTGTCGGCGAAGAGAATATCCCGAAAGATTCCGGAGCCTTGCTCATCTACTACCATGGTGCTCTTCCGATTGATGTGTATTATTTACTTGCTAGAACGTACCTCAACCAAAACCGACTAATTCACACAGTTGGGGatagatttttatttaaaattccag GCTGGAAGATATTGACAGAGGTTCTGAAAATCATACCTGGAACAGTGCAGTCCTGCTCGGCTGTTCTGAAGGAAAATAACATGCTAGCCATTTCACCAGGCGGAGTTTACGAAGCTCAATTTGGCGATTGTTACTACCATTTAATGTGGAAAAAAAGGCTTGGCTTCGCCAAAGTGGCAATAGATGCTAAAACT CCTGTCATtccattttttactgaaaacattCGAGAAGCATTCCGATGTCTTGGTATTGGTAGACGCTTACTGCTGCGACTCTACCTAGCCACAAAAATACCATTAGTTCCTATCTATGGAGGCTTCCCAGTCAAATTACGGACATACATTGGTAAACCCATCATTTTCGAAGATGGAGTCACCCCAGAAGAGGTCCAAATTAAG GTTGCCGCTGCAATCGAAGAGCTAATCCAAAAACATCAGAGAGTTCCTGGCTCGATTACGCGAGCCCTCTTTGATCGCTTTTATACAAATCCCAAAGATAAGAAAACCTAG